One Candidatus Limnocylindria bacterium DNA segment encodes these proteins:
- a CDS encoding TAXI family TRAP transporter solute-binding subunit — protein sequence MGRSPALAPLGALLLVAAACAAPRQGAPTQTVPGTAAGTAAASATPDFAGRTLNIVTGGTGGVYIVYGAGLADMLTKKMKVAASAQSTPASVDNMKLIRDGKADLAFTLADTAFDAINGKNRFAPPEAKVDAKAIAVMYSNYMHLVAKASAGINTVVDLKGKRVSIGAAGSGTETKAIRILEAYGLNATTDIQPQRLAAQDSADAVRDNKVDAFFFDGGLPTSAVADLANSTPIKLIDQSDAIAKMNAKYGNFYFAAKIPKGTYKNDADVVTAGVANLLVVPSSFDAAFVKAILTAMFDNQADLVLVHPEAKNLKLETATQGSSIDFHAGAIDFYKAKGVWKP from the coding sequence ATGGGACGTTCACCTGCACTTGCACCGCTTGGGGCGCTGCTTCTCGTCGCCGCGGCGTGCGCGGCGCCACGACAAGGCGCTCCAACGCAGACTGTACCGGGTACCGCGGCCGGGACGGCCGCGGCTTCGGCCACACCGGACTTCGCCGGCCGGACGCTGAACATCGTGACCGGCGGCACCGGCGGCGTGTACATCGTCTACGGCGCAGGTCTCGCCGACATGCTGACGAAGAAGATGAAGGTCGCGGCCAGCGCGCAATCGACGCCTGCGTCCGTCGACAACATGAAGCTCATCCGCGACGGGAAGGCGGACCTCGCCTTCACGCTCGCCGACACCGCATTCGACGCGATCAATGGGAAGAATCGCTTCGCGCCGCCGGAGGCCAAGGTCGACGCGAAGGCGATCGCGGTCATGTACTCGAACTACATGCACCTCGTCGCAAAGGCGAGCGCCGGCATCAACACGGTCGTGGACCTCAAGGGCAAGCGGGTATCCATCGGCGCGGCGGGCTCGGGTACCGAGACCAAAGCGATCCGGATCCTCGAGGCGTATGGACTGAACGCGACGACGGACATCCAGCCACAGCGGCTTGCCGCGCAGGACTCCGCCGACGCGGTCCGCGATAACAAAGTAGACGCGTTCTTCTTCGACGGAGGTCTTCCGACGAGCGCGGTCGCCGACCTCGCCAACTCCACGCCGATCAAGCTGATCGACCAGTCCGACGCGATCGCGAAGATGAACGCCAAGTATGGCAACTTCTACTTCGCGGCGAAGATCCCAAAGGGGACGTACAAGAACGACGCGGACGTCGTGACCGCCGGTGTCGCGAACCTGCTGGTCGTGCCGTCGTCGTTCGACGCGGCGTTCGTGAAAGCGATCCTCACCGCGATGTTCGACAATCAGGCGGATCTCGTGCTCGTCCACCCCGAGGCGAAGAATCTGAAGCTCGAGACCGCGACGCAAGGCTCGTCGATCGACTTCCACGCCGGAGCCATCGACTTCTATAAGGCCAAAGGTGTGTGGAAGCCGTAG
- a CDS encoding acyl-CoA thioesterase, whose translation MPEPKPVSASKTIMSRTMLPSDANPYGNVHGGEIMKLIDACAGAAATRHARARVVTARIDELSFLAPVYVGHLVTASASVNHVGRSSMEVGVRVDSEDLLTGKAAHVASAYLVFVSTDEHGRPVALPPLLAETDDERRRMRAAEDRRARRLQRPRTS comes from the coding sequence ATGCCTGAACCGAAGCCAGTCTCGGCCTCGAAGACGATCATGTCGCGCACGATGCTGCCGTCCGACGCGAACCCGTACGGGAACGTGCACGGCGGCGAGATCATGAAGCTGATCGACGCCTGCGCCGGCGCCGCGGCGACGCGGCATGCACGCGCGCGGGTCGTCACGGCGCGCATCGACGAGCTCTCATTCCTGGCGCCCGTGTATGTCGGTCATCTCGTCACGGCGTCGGCCTCCGTGAACCACGTCGGCCGCTCGAGCATGGAGGTCGGCGTGCGCGTCGACTCCGAGGACCTGCTGACCGGGAAGGCCGCCCACGTCGCGTCCGCCTATCTCGTGTTCGTCTCCACCGACGAGCACGGCCGGCCGGTCGCGCTTCCTCCCCTGCTCGCCGAGACGGACGACGAGCGCCGGCGAATGAGGGCCGCCGAGGATCGCCGCGCGCGCCGGCTGCAGCGGCCGCGCACCTCCTAG